Sequence from the Nocardiopsis sp. YSL2 genome:
TGCACCCGACCCAGTCGACCTCGCTCAACGCCGCCCGCCGTTCCGCCGACCTCGCGCGTCTGGAGGAGTGCCCTGAGGTCGACGTGCTGGTCGTCGGCGGCGGGGTCACCGGGGCCGGAGCCGCCCTGGACGCGGCCTCGCGCGGGCTGTCCACCGTGCTCGTGGAGCGCTACGACCTCGCCTTCGGCACCAGCCGGTGGAGCTCCAAACTCGTGCACGGCGGACTGCGCTACCTGGCCAAGGGCCAGTTCGGCATCGCCTACGAGAGCGCCCGCGAACGCGATCTGCTGATGACCGTCACCGCGCCCCACCTGGTGCGGACCCTGCCGATGGTGATCCCCGTCCACCGGGACACCCCCGCGGCCCAGGCGCTGCTGATGTGGGCGGGCACCGGGCTGGGCGACGTCCTGCGCCGGGCCGCGGGCACGCGCTCGGCGGTCCTGCCGCCCCCGCGCCTGCTCACCGCCGCCCAGACCCGACGCCTGCTGCCCGGCGTGGCCGTCGACGGGCTGCGCGGCGGCCTGCTGTCCTTCGACGGCCAGCTGGTCGACGACGCCCGGCTCGTGGTCGCCCTGGCGCGCACGGCCGCGGGGCACGGCGCCGGCGTGATCACCCGCTGCTCGGCCCAGAGCATCACCGCCGACGGCGTGCTCCTGCGCGACGAACGCACCGGGCGACTGGTGCCCGTACGTCCCCGCGCGGTCGTCAACGCCACCGGGGTGCACGCGGGGGAACTCGACCCGGGCGTGCGCCTGCGCCCCAGCCGCGGCAGCCACCTGGTCGTGGACTCCGCCGCCCTCGGCGACCCCCGGGCCGCCCTGACCGTGCCCGTGGACGGCGGCACCGCCCGGTTCGTGTTCGCCCTTCCCCAGGCGGACGGCCGCGTCTACGTCGGACTGACCGACGAACCCGTGGACGGCGCTCCGCCGCACGTGCCCACCGTCCCCGAGGACGACGTCGACTTCCTGCTCGCGCAGATCAACCGCGCGCTGCGCACCCGGCTCGTCCGGGACGACGTGCGCGGCTCCTTCGCCGGGCTCAGACCGCTGCTGCGCGCGGAGGGCGACAGCGCCGACCTGTCGCGCGAGCACGCCGTCACCGTCTCCGAGCACGGCGCGGTCACCGTCGTCGGGGGCAAGCTGACCACCTACCGGGCGATGGCGGAGGAGGCCGTGGACACGGCCGTGCGGGAACGCCGGCTGAACGCGGGCCCCTGCCGTACCCGCGACCTGCCGCTGGTCGGCGCGGCCGACCGATCGGAGCTGGCCGACCTGGCGGCACCCCGGCGGCTGGTCGCCCGGTACGGAGCCGAGGCGCCCGCGGTCCTGGCCGGGGCCGAGGAGGATCCGGCTCTGCTGGAGCCGGTCGCGTGCGGGGTGACCGGCGCCGAACTGCGCTTCGGCGTGCGCCACGAGGG
This genomic interval carries:
- a CDS encoding glycerol-3-phosphate dehydrogenase/oxidase, whose amino-acid sequence is MHPTQSTSLNAARRSADLARLEECPEVDVLVVGGGVTGAGAALDAASRGLSTVLVERYDLAFGTSRWSSKLVHGGLRYLAKGQFGIAYESARERDLLMTVTAPHLVRTLPMVIPVHRDTPAAQALLMWAGTGLGDVLRRAAGTRSAVLPPPRLLTAAQTRRLLPGVAVDGLRGGLLSFDGQLVDDARLVVALARTAAGHGAGVITRCSAQSITADGVLLRDERTGRLVPVRPRAVVNATGVHAGELDPGVRLRPSRGSHLVVDSAALGDPRAALTVPVDGGTARFVFALPQADGRVYVGLTDEPVDGAPPHVPTVPEDDVDFLLAQINRALRTRLVRDDVRGSFAGLRPLLRAEGDSADLSREHAVTVSEHGAVTVVGGKLTTYRAMAEEAVDTAVRERRLNAGPCRTRDLPLVGAADRSELADLAAPRRLVARYGAEAPAVLAGAEEDPALLEPVACGVTGAELRFGVRHEGALDVDDLLERRTRIALVDADREAARTAAETALAQIR